The sequence below is a genomic window from Ornithobacterium rhinotracheale.
GGATTTAAGAGATGCCGAAAAACAATACAATCCTGTAAAAACTAAAGATTTAAGCAAATATGTAAAAAATGTAGATTTGCAAAAATTCTTAAAAGGACAAGGGATAAATATTGATGAAGTTCTAATCCCTGAAATTAAGTACTATAAAAACTTCGATAAGTTTTACAATCAGAAAAATCTTTTTGCCATCAAAAAATATTTGAAAGCACATGTTGTGAATGGAGCGAGTTCGGCACTAGGAACTGATTTGGATAAATTATACTTTAATTTCTATAGCAAAAAACTCAACGGAATTGAGAAAATGCGCGATAGAGATAAGCGTGCACTAAGTATCATCAACAATCGTTTGGGCGAAGCTTTTGGAAAATTATATGTAAAAGAAGTTTTTCCACCAGAGGCAAAAGAACGCGCTTCTGAAATGATTGGTTATCTTAAAAAATCATATAAAAAACACATCAGCGAATCTAGCTGGATGACACCTGCTACCAAACAAAAGGCTCTTGAAAAATTAGATAAATTCACTGTGAAAATTGGGTATCCAGACAAATGGAAAGACTATTCTGCCGTGGAAATTAAAAACACCCAAGACGGCGGTAGCTACTACCAAAACTTGCAAAATATAGCACACTGGAACTACCAAAAAGACATCGCAAAAATCGGAAAACCCGTAGACAAAACCGAATGGCATATGCCTCCTCAAACTGTGAACGCATACTACAACCCACCTTACAACGAGATTGTGTTTCCTGCGGCGATTTTGCAACCACCTTTCTTCAACTTTAAAGCCGATGCAGGCGTAAACTTCGGAGGAATTGGTGCTGTAATCGGGCACGAAATCTCTCACGGATTTGATGACAGTGGGGCTAAATTTGACGGCGATGGAAACTTAAACAATTGGTGGACAAAAGAAGATGAAACTAAATTTAACCAATTAGGAAAAGCACTTGCAGCACAATTCAATGCCTATGAGCCATTCCCAGGAATTAATGTAAATGGAGAAGCAACCCTTGGCGAAAATATTGCTGACCTAGGCGGTGTGAATGTTGCCTACGATGCATTGCAACTATATCTAAAAGATCACGGAAATCCTGGCAAGATTGATGGATTTACTCCAGAGCAAAGATTCTTTATCTCTTGGGGAACCATCTGGCGCACAAAAACCAAAGATGAATCTTTGAAAAATCAAATCAAAACCGATTTCCACGCTCCAGGCATCTACCGTGCTACTGCTCCTCTGGAAAACATCAATGCGTTTTATGAGGCGTTTAACATTCAGCCGAGCGATAAAATGTATAAATCACCTGAGAAACGCATTGTAATATGGTGATTCCACTATTTTCTTAAGAAGATTGTTTTTTTAAACACAAATATTATGAATGCACTTAAAAACCCAAATGCTACGCTAATTGATCTTAGAAATCAAGACGAGCTAGATGAGTTCGGCTCAATTGAACAAGCTAAACACATTCCTCTAATGGAGCTACCTGGCCAATTGGAAGAAGTGAAAAAGTTTAGCTTGCCTATTGTTTTGTTCTGCAAAGCAGGCGGAAGAGCTGAAAAGGCTAAACAATTCCTTGAATCACAAGGCATCACCGAAGTCTACAATGCTGGTGGCTACGACGATGTAAAAGAGATTTTGGGGTAATTGATTTTCAACTTTTAAATAATAAAAAAGCGCACTCAGATGAGTGTGCTTTTTCTATTTCCATTTTATTCAACCCTAAAATGAAATTACAAAAAAAGTAATAAAGCGTGAATACTTTAAAGAATTTATTAAATCATATTTAAAGACTTACGTGTAATTTAAAAAATTCTGTAAAAACGATCATCATAATAAATTACCAAAAATAACTTTTTACCTTTCAAACTGAACATTTGGAAGCAGTTTAGGTCTTTCTGGTTCATTTGCTACTTTCCAGCTTGTTCTATAGATCCACTCGGTCATTTTATGCAGCTTTTTAAAGTTTATATTCTCCGACTCATCTTGTGGCTGGTGGTACTGATGGTGCAACACACTAGTAAAAAACACCGCAGGAATGCCCAACTTGGCATACGGGACATGGTCGCTACGGAAATAGAAATACTCTGGGTGCTCTGGCAAGTCCCAATCTTTCAAATATTTGAATTTGGTACTTTCGTCATTTGCTTCTTTAGCCCATTTCACCAAATCATCTGAATTTTTGTGAGGAGCCTCTCCACCCAAAAGGGCTGCTTCATCGATTTTATTTCTACCTATCATATCACCATTTAGCACTGCTACGATGTTTTCTCTTGGCACAACAGGGTGTGCTGAGTGCCATCTAGAGCCTAATAGCCCTCTTTCTTCGGCTCCATGAAAAACAAATAAGATGCTTCGCTTTCCTGGTTGTTTTTTATACGCTCTCGCTATTGCCAACATTGCTACGCAGGTAGAGGCATTGTCGTCTGCACCATTGTAAATGGTATCGTTTTTCACAGGATGGCGAATCCCATCATGATCTTGGTGCCCACTTAGCAATACATATTCATTTTTAAGCTTAGGATCTGTGCCTTCAATTTTCCCGATAATGTTCACAGATGGGTATTTGTAACTTTCTGTGATGATGTTATACGAAATATGTGGATTGTTTTTCACCCAATTGGTGTGATTTCTATGTATCCAAAAAACGGGAATGCCGTTTGCCACCTTTTCTCTTAGCCCTTCTACGCCATAGAGTCCTCTTGTCATTTGAGGTAAGACTTCTGCCCAGCTTTTTTCTGAAATATCATCTGTGATAAAAATGATTCCCTTTGCTCCTAGTTTTTCTGCAATGGCATAATATTTTTTACGAATGAAGCCTGGGTATCTTCGTTCAAAAAGTGTCATATTTTTGGCAATATCTTTTTCCGACGCGTTTATTGCCAAAACTTTTCCTTTTAAATCAAATTTAGTAAGCTCCTCTGGCTCGCTCTGTCCTGCATACACGATTTGCCCATCAAAATTGGCATTCACTACATCTGCCACGAGGATGTCTTTCCAGATTTTAAGCTCATTGTTATTTATTTTTATAAAACTTTGTGGAGCGATCTGGTGGCGATACATATCAAAAAACTGAAAGAATGTCCCGTTTTCTCCTGCGGGTTGCATACCTGCTGCTTTTGCCTTGTCTGCCAGCCACATCGATACCTTTAGCTCATCTAAGGTTCCTGCCTCTCGCCCCCAAAACTCATCTGCCGCGAGCTGATACATGTCTGTTTTAAGGTCTTTTTCTTTAATGGCAGAAACGAGTGGCTGAGGGTATTGCTGAGCCATCAAAGATGTGGTTGATAAAATGATTGTCAAAAATTTTAATTTGATTTTTTTCATATTTTTTAATTATTTAAACTTTTTCTTGTTTTCTAAGTTAAATTAAACTCATTGTGCTTTTAAAAACTAACGATATATTGCCCTCGAAAAAAACACTTGTGTTTTTAAAAAAGACACGCGTGTTTTTTAGAAAAATGTAGTGTGTTTTTGGGAAGCCATGAGCATTCGTTTGCGAAAGATAAAAAAAGGAATTTTAAAATCTTCTATTTTAGCCCAATTTTTAAATTAATTTACATTCAAAAAACAAATCTTTCCCGCCTCAAGAGGCAGAAAAGATTTGGGATAAATTTAGTTTAATATTTATTTTGAACAATTGCTGGGTTATTACTTATTTCAAAATCTGGGATTTGGAATAAGAATTTAGGGCTATCTGCAGGGAGATTAAATTTGCCAAAGGTGTGATTAGAACCTGGGTAATCTCTCACTAAGGCTAAATGATTTCTTTTCAAATCAAACCAAGCGTATCCTTCGCCCCACAATTCTATGCGCTTTTGTAGTAAAATTTCATCTATCAAATCTTGCCCCGATTGGGTTGATAATTGATATGCTGTATCTCTTTTGCTCACTAGCTCGAACAACACAGCTCTGGCTTCTGCCTCTCTGCCCAATCTAGCAAGGGCTTCTGCCTCGATAAAGTAAAGCAATGATGCACGAATGTAAAGCAAATCTCCTTGAAAAAGTGTTGGATCTTTAAATTTAAGATTGGCATAAGGCGGAATGTTTTTCTTTAATTTTCCTGCCGCAGCATAATAGTAATCAATGGTTGAATCTCCGTTAAACACTTCTTTGCGGTAATCTGTTTCTTTTATGGCATCATACAATCTTTTATCTATACTTTTATAAATTCTAGCGGCTCCAGCATAACCTTCATTGGTACTATCGAACTGAGAAAATAGGGTTGCATAATAGTTTCGTCCAGAGATGGTACTAGAATTAGAGTCAAATCCCCAGATGGTTTCTGGATTATTGATGTCTGAAAATCCTGTGCTTGTATATAACTCTTTTCCTGCTAGGGATAGCCCCTCTTTTGCCTGATGTGCATATTCTGCTGCCTTGGCAAAATCACCTGTTTCTAGATAAATGTCTGCTGCAATTGCTTTTGCCGCTCGCTGGTCTATCTGAACTTTGGATGGTGCCTTGTAGCCGTCTAATTTTTCAATGGCAGTTTCTATATCTGAAAGAATGTGGGTATATAAATCTTTGAGCGTAGCTCTAGGCAACCCTTTGGACTGATCTTCTGTGGTATATACTGCTGGCACCGAGAGGGTGTTTTCGTTCCCTACATAAGTCTTGCTATAAAATCTAGACAAGAAGAAGTAAGAATAAGCACGCAAAGCTAATAGCTGCCCATATGCAAATTTATTTTCTTCGTTTATCCCAGTCTTTTCAATGGATTCCACAAGTCCGTTGATAACAAATATTTTGGAGTATAATGTGCGCCACACCAAACTCGATGCATAGCCTGAGGATACCTCTCCCGTGTAATCGTAATAAAAGCCTAAGTGCTGCTGCTTTACTTGGATTACATCGTTTGACAAAAGATCGGCTCCCACTTTTAGAGAATACAGTCCAAAATCTGAGTGTGAACTTGTTCCTGCCGATCCTGTTATGGCTAGATCATAGTATAAGCCGTTTACTGCTTTGTCTAGTGCAGTAGGGTCTTGTGAAATTTGTTCTTTACTCACATTACCTTGTGGTTCAAGGTCTAATTCTGATGAGCAAGAAGCTAAAGCTATTGCAAATCCTATTAAAAATCCTTTATATATCTTTTTTTTCATTTTGTTTTAATTTTAAAATTTAACATTTAGTCCTAGAGAAACGGTTGCTAAAACTGAATAATCATGGGAACTCGGGATACCGTTAAGGCTTAATCTTGGGTCGTATCCTTTTCTTTTCGACCATAAATACAAGTTGCTACCAGAGGCGTAAACAGAAAGCTCATTTAATTTCAATGATTTTGAAACCACGCTTGGCAAGGTATAGCGTAAGGATACATTTTGTAAACTAACATAGTCTGATTTTATTAAGAATAAATCGGAATCACTATTTTGAGTTGTCTTATAGTTATCTATCCTTGGCAAAGCGGCATTGGTGTTTTCTGGCGTCCAAGAATTATACACCACATCTGTGTGATAGTTTGACCCGTAGTTGTTTGAGTGTAAAAGTGCTTGGTAGGTTTCATCGAAGCCCCAACCGCCAAACTGGTATGCAAAGTTTAATGAAAGGGCAAATCGTCCTATATTTAAATCTGTACCAAATCCTCCGTACACTTTTGGAATGGCTGATTTTCCAATAAATACTTGTTTTGCTTTGCTGTAATCATTTGTTTTGGTAGTACGGCTTTCATCTACATACCATAGAGCATCTCCGTTGCTAGGGTCTACGCCTGCAAATTGTCTTAAATAATAATTATAACGATCATACCCTTCTTTTAGGCGGAAGTATCCTCCACTTGAAATACCTGTTTTTCTTTGTGCTTCTGGCAAGCTAATAATTTTGTTTTTATAATGTGTAGCATTTAAGTTTACAGACCAGCTCACTTTATCATTTTTTACGATAAAGGCATCGGTAGAAAATTGAACACCTTTGTTTTCTAAATCTCCAATGTTTGCAAGTTTTTGATATCTACCTACATTTGACACAGGCAAATCTTGCTTATAAATCATATCTGCCACATTTCTTTTGAAATACTCTAGCGAGAACGAAAATCTACCATTAAAGAGTGTAGACTCTATTCCTGCATTAAAGTTTTTAGAGGTTTCCCAGCGCAAATCTCTGTTTCCTAAGCTAGAAAAAGTTACAATCGGAGTGTCGTTTCCTAGGTTATCTATCTTATACAAATCTAAGTAAGGCTGATAAGATCTATACCCTCTTTCATCTAGCAAATAATCATTTCCTTGCTCTCCATAAGAAACTTTTAAACGAAGTGAATTGATGAAATTAACATTTCTTAAAAAATCTTCTTTTTTCACATTCCACGCTGCACCTAGGCCATAGAATGTCCCCCAGCGGCTTTCTGGTGCAAATACCGAAGAGGCATCTCTACGAATATTGGCATTGAAATAGTATTTCCCTGCATAATTATACAACAATCTCGACAAATACCCTTCTGTGGCATAATCATATTGAGAGCCTGAAACATTCCCAATTTTCACGGCATTATTAAATACCAATAAATCTTCTATTAGCAATTCTTGTTTAGAGGCATCAAACTCATTTCCTTGCTCCTTGTTATACTCGTGCCCTAGGAGAATTTCAAAAGAGTGCTCTTTCCATTTCTTAGAATAAGTGAGGAGTTGCTGTTGATTTAAGTTATACTCTAATATAGATGATCTGTATAAATCCCCTCCAGAAGAGCTAGAAGTACCCCCTATTTTATTTCCAAAACCTAAACCTCTCTGATTGGCTACACTCCCCCCAAAATTATAAGTAAATTCAAAATCTTTCAAGAAACGATACTTGGCAGAAAGGTTCGAGAAAATTCTATGATAAATCTCGTTATCTTTGTTATAAATACGGTTTCCAATAGGATTCTCAAACACGGCATAGGAACGAGCCCAGCTATTAGGTCCCTCACCTCCACCATAATCATAGCGCACCTCTCCATTAGGGCGATATACTAGATTAAAGTTGTCATCTCTTAAATACACTGGATAAAACGGTGCTATGTTTCTAGCAAAGGCAAAGGGATTGGAAAAACCATAAGACGAACCATTATCCTGCGAAGTATAAGTATAATAAAGGTTTGAGGTTAAATTCAAATTATCTGTTAATTTATAGTCTAAATTATTTCTGATTCCGAATCTTTCAAATCCTGAATTAATTAAATATCCTTTATCATTTAAATAATTGATTGAGGTATAAGTAGACACTTTCTCGCCCTTGCCTGAAACATTTAAATTAATTTCGTTGCGAGAGGCTGGACGGAACATCTCTCTCCAATCATCTTGATAACGCAACTTTGCATTTTGATTAAAGTTCCCATTGCTATCAAATAGATTATCAAACGGCACATCATACGCATTATAGACCAAGGTGTTTTTCAAATTATTGATAGCCCAATCGTGCGCTTGTGCTTCGGATTTTCCAGCGGCAATCTGCCCTACTCGCACTCGTTGATAGTAGGCTGAATAGTAATCCTTAGCCGTAGTAAGCACATCATAATCAGCAACGGCTCTAAAGTTTACCCCAGTCTTTACATCTAATTCTACATTCACTCCATTTTTAGTTGCTCTTTTGGTAGTTACGAGAATCACACCATTAGCTCCACGTGCTCCATACAAGGCGTTTGAAGAAGCATCTTGCAGAAACGAAATATTGGCAATATCCGAAGCGGCGATACTATTTAAAGAACCAGAATAAGGCACGCCATCTAAAACAATGAGTGGTGAGCTTGAGGCATTAATCGACCCGATTCCTCTAAGTCTTATCGTAGCTCCAGAACCTGGCTGCCCATTGCTATAAACCTGCACACCAGCCACTTTACCACTCAATCCTTGCACTATATTTCCGTTTTGCAATTCCGATATTTTATCAGAATTAAGCGTTTGCACAGCACCTGTAATTTCATCTTTTTTCTGTTTTCCAAAAGCCACAGCCACCACTTCATTCAGCTGAACGCTTTCTTCTTCAAGCGTAATATCTAGGTTGAGTGTTTTTTGATTTTTAAAATCTACTTTCTCTGTTACAGTTTGATACCCAATACGCTTAAACTCCAGCACATCACCCTCTTTTGCCTCTATGCTGTAATATCCTTCTGCATTAGTTGTTGTTCCTTTTGTTGTTTTATTTATAAGCACATTCACGCCAGCAATTGGTTGGTAGTACTTATCTGTCACAGTTCCTTCTATTTTCTTTTGTGCAAATATCACCGCACTTATAAAGAATATGTATATAAATATTTTTAATTTCATTTGTTCTTATTTGATTGATTTTGATTGATAATAATTGCTCTCATTGCAATGTAATAAACTCTCGTTGTGCTCCTTATACAGATTGCATATACCATACATTCGTTCAAGATTTAGCACCTTTTCAATAAAGAAAATTTTAAATTTTTTGTAAATGCTAACTTTCATTTTTTTTTCAGTGTTTAGCAATTGTCTAATCTTAGACAATCTTATTGTTTTTAATTAAGTTTTTTTAGCGAATACAACCCGAAAAGAAATAGAGTTTTGCCACTGAAATTATCGGTTTTTAGATAATTTTAAAATTTAGTTCATGAATTCTGAAACATTTTTTATACTAGAAAAACACAAACTTGTCAGAAAAAAAATCGAAAACAATATTAAGAATAGTAATTAAAGAAATTTTATTTCTAATTTTTCTTTAATCTAAACTTTGATTTTCCCTCTACTTGCAAAAGAATATCATTGTATTTCTTTCTCAAGTAAAAAAGCAAAACTCTAAATATTAAATTTATTAAAGTGATTTTGGGTCGTGTAATCTGAGTTTAGAAAGACATAAAACACATTCGCATGACTTCCATAGACATACAAGGAACTTGTACTGCTCTGAAAATCATCGAAGTAGGTGCAACAAATGCACTTGCAATATGTGTTTTATTTTTACTCATTACCCTATTGAGATTTGATAACATTGCAAAGTTAATCTTTTTTTCTAAACTACAAATATTTTTTATCGTTTTTTTTACACTTTCACAAAAAAAGAATTTTAATTTGCTATAAAACAGAATTTTAAAAACCTGTTTTTTCAAACAAAAAAGAGAGCCTATTCAAGCTCTCTTCTAATCTGATTTTACTTAACTTTCTATTTTACTCGAACTAAATAAAATTTATTTTTTTCTGGTTTTCCATCTTCATCTAAATCTCTTTCATCTGAAATCACAACCAACTCTTTGTCTGTTAATTTTAAAATTTGACCTTCTTCATCACCTATTATTACTCTATTGCCCTCCAATTTATATTTAACTGAGGCTACAGAATCTATTTTACATTCTCCTTCACGAAAATTATAGTTTCTTTCTATACGCTCTCCTCCCTTAGTAAATTCTACATATGATTTTTTTCGACAAATATCATATTTTGGATACTTTGTAAAATCCTTGATTTCAACATTCCCTTTCTTAGAATAAATAACATCCATTCTTGAATTATGCCATTTTCCAATAATAAGTGTGGCATAATCTTTCTCTGGGTTCGGTTTGGGTGGTTGTGGACTATCATCGCTACTACCACAAGCTGTGAACAAGGCTCCTGCCATTGTGGCTAATAATAATTTTTTCATATTACTTTATATTTTAACATTTAATTCCGCAATATACAAAAAAATTAAAAAAGAGAGCTTTTTCCAAGCTCTCTTCTAAATTCTAATTAAATGCGAATTACAAAATAAATTCGCTTAATTTCTCTTTAATAATGTCTAAACTTAGATTATGGATACTACCCTCATGGCTGGTTTTAAACTCTTTATGAGGCACATAGCTTCCATCTTCCACCGAGAGGCCCACATTTTTATACGCATCTCTAAATGGTGTTCCCGTCTGAATCATATGATTAATATTTTCCACGGTGTAGATGCTGTCGTATTTTTCCTGTGCCATAAATCCGTCCTTGATTTCCAACTGAGGGAGGGCGAAAATTAGAATGTCTAAAATGTTGTGAAATTGCATCATAGGCTCCATCAAGATTTCTTTTAAAATCTGAAAATCTCGGTGATATCCGCTTGGCAAGTTATTGATAGTGAGCATCACATCGGTAGGCAGTGCTTGAATTCTGTTGCAATGTGCACGCGTAAGCTCAAAGACATCTGGGTTCTTTTTATGAGGCATAATGGAGGAGCCAGTCGTCATTTCATTTGGCAATTTCACAAATCCCATATCCTGTGAATTATACATTACCAAATCGTAAGACAATTTAGACAAAGTACCGCAAAGCATCGCTAGGGCAAAAGCTACGGCTTTTTCTGTTTTTCCGCGGAGCATTTGCGCCCCCACGGAAGACACCGCCATATAGTTAAAGCCCATTTCCTTTGTAGTCTGCGCACGGTCAATTGGGAAACTAGTGCCAAATCCCGCACCCGAACCCAGTGGGTTTTGGTCGGCCACATGGTAAGCCGCTTTAACAAAGGCTAAATCCGACAAAAGGTTTTCGGCATAGGCAGAAAACCACAGCCCAAAGCTGCTCGGCATAGCTGCCTGAAAATGCGTGTAGCCTGGCAATAAGTCATTTTTGTGCGCCTCGGCTTTTTCAAGCATAATTTCAATGAGTTTTTTTACTTTCTTGGTAATTTCCTTTAAATATTCCTTGTGAAATAGCTGTATGGCTACCAAAACTTGGTCGTTACGCGAGCGCGCGGTGTGAATTTTCTTTCCTGCATCGCCACATTTTTTAATTAATTCTGCCTCAATTTTGGAGTGCATATCCTCAAAATTTTCATCAATTACAAACTTCCCCTCGGCTTCTTCTTGCAGCAATTCGTCAAGGGCTTTTTGCAATTCCTGATTTTCTTCCTTGCTCAGCAAGCCCACATTTGCAAGCATATTTGCCTGAGCTTTGGAGGCTAGCATATCATATTTTGCCAATACTAAATCCAGCTCTCGGTCTTTTCCTACGGTGAAATTTTCGATTTGTTTGTCTACGGAGAATCCTTTGTCCCAAAGTTTCATAATAAATATATGTTTAGAAGTTTGCCAAATATAATGACTTTTGGCAGCTTTTTAAAATTTACTTTTCAACGGACTGTTAATTATTATTTTTCATGAAAATAAAGAAAATAAAAAAACCACGATATTCTCGTGGCTTCTGAATGATTAAGCGGGCTTAGATGGGCGCACCTCAATTTTACTTGGGAGCGTTCTTGGGTTCATCTTCAATAAATCCCAAACGATTTGCCCTATGTCTTCTGGCTGAATTTTCCAAGCATCTGAGTCGCTCGGCACATGATTGTTAAATTCCGTAGCTACTGAGCCTGGCATAATGGTACTTACCTTAATATCATATTTTCTCAAATCTAGCATAGCCGCCTGCGTGAAGCCTACTACACCAAATTTACTGGCATTGTAGCCCGAAGCGTTGGCAAAAAAGTTAGTCCCTGCCAAACTTGCCAAACTAATGTAATAGCCCTTTGATGCTTTCAGCGCCTCAACGCTCGCCTTTAAGGTATGGAAAGCGCCATTTAAATTAGTGTTAATCATCTGATTCCACTGCTCTGGCGTTAATTCATCTACGGGTGCAAAATGCCCCACGCCTGCATTCGCCAATACTACATCTAACTGACCAAATTTGGCCAAAACTTCCTGAACGGCTTTTTCCTCGCTCACCAATGACGAAACATCTGAACTTAGCCCTAAAACACGGGTTTCATCAGCGCTTAATTTCTTAGCAGCTGCTTGCGCATCTTCCAGTTTTCTACCAGAAATTGCAACGCGCATTCCTTGCTCTATCAAATATTTAGCTACGCCAAAACCTATCCCTTTGGTCCCACCTGTGATATAGGCTACTTTGTCTTTCATTTGCATATTTAAAACATTATTATTCAGCCAAAACACTGCAAAGATTATTCCATTCCCACGCCTCTATCCTATTATTTAGATAAAATCTATATTTCATTCATTTAAAAAATATTTCGCTTAAAACTTCCATATGATTTGTAAATTGCTCAAATTTCAAATTCAAATTATGAAAGTAGCCTTATTCATTCCGTGTTATATAGACGCAGTGTACCCCGAGGTGGGCATTGCCACTTTGGAACTTTTAGAGAAGCTGGGCGTGGAGGTTGCCTACCCCTTGGAGCAGACCTGTTGCGG
It includes:
- a CDS encoding SDR family oxidoreductase gives rise to the protein MQMKDKVAYITGGTKGIGFGVAKYLIEQGMRVAISGRKLEDAQAAAKKLSADETRVLGLSSDVSSLVSEEKAVQEVLAKFGQLDVVLANAGVGHFAPVDELTPEQWNQMINTNLNGAFHTLKASVEALKASKGYYISLASLAGTNFFANASGYNASKFGVVGFTQAAMLDLRKYDIKVSTIMPGSVATEFNNHVPSDSDAWKIQPEDIGQIVWDLLKMNPRTLPSKIEVRPSKPA